The segment CCCGACGCCAGTGCCTCCCGGAGGGACTTGAGGGCGTCAGGCTGAAGTTCGATCGCATCGCCGGAGGCGGCGACGAGCATCTCGCCTTCGGTGCTGACGAGCATGACGTCCGCGTATCGGTCGTCGTGCCGAAGCGACCGCAGCGTCTGCACGACCGGTTCGAGGTTCTCATCCGAGGGTTCCGCGAGCCAGTGGATCACCAATTCGCGTGCACCGGGTGCGGCTGCGAGGCGATCGGCGTCAGCGAGACGCTCGCCTCGCCAACGGGCGATCTCCGCCGACTTGAGCTCCGCGATCGTCTCGAGTTCGTTCTCGGCCTGAGCGCGCAGTGTGCGTTCCTGCTCGCGATAGAGCCAGACTCCACCGACGAGGGTCACGACGAGCGCAGAAACCACGGCAGCTGCAATCCATCGCAGCGTTGCGGCTCGCGTAGTGTGTCGCATGGAGTCCCCGCCAAATCGTATCGCGCGGTTACAATCTGCTTTGATAGTACCACCCGACGAACCGATGTCTGCGCTATGCTTGCATGAAACGTACCTTGTTGTGCATAAGTCGACGCGGGAGGACCACGATGGCGCGCGAAGACACGTTTGACGAGGCCCGGAAGCATCTGGTCGGCCTCTCTGACGCCGAACTCGAGGCGCGCTTCTGGGACCTCGCGAAGCAGTGCGTCGATCCGCTCGTGGATCTCGCGCGCACGCACACCTCGCCATCGATCGAACGAAGCGTGCTCATGCGCATGGGCATCGACTCGGTCACCTGCAAGGCCGTGGTGGCCGAATGCGAGGTGCGCGGGTTCCTCGGCCATGGTGCCGGTCACGTGCTGCTCCTGGCGATGGGCGAGTGGGACGTGGATGCGCCCGCAGCCGCAGCCCGCCTCGCGGCTGGCGACGGATGGGACCTCGCCGAGGCGAAGTGGGGTGGCACGCGATGAGCGAGCAGGACCCCCGCTTCGGCAAGCCGCTCAGCGATCCCCCGCTGAGGTCCGACGAGAAGCTCGACGTCGCCGCGCTGCTCGAGGGGCTCGCGGAGTACCGCCCGCGGCGCGAGGGCTGGACGTGGCGAACACTCGTGCCCGGACAGCACGCCTACGAGTTCACCTACCACGAGACGGCCGAGCCGCTCGAGCGCAGCGTGCCGCTCCCGGCGGCACACTACTTCGAGAACATCGACCCGCAGCCTGACTGCGTGATCACGACCGAGATCGCCTCGGGCCGCCCTGAAGACGACATCCGCCGCATGCGCATGGCGGCCTGGCACGGCGCCGACCACATCATGGTCATCCGCACGGCGGGTCAGAGCCACATGGACGGCCTGATCGAGGGCACGCCCGAGGGTGTGGGCGGCATCGCGGTCACGCGCAAGCAGGTGCGCCTCTCGCGCCGGGCTCTCGACCTCATCGAGGACGAGGTCGGTCGCCCGATCAACTTCCACTCCTACGTGAGCGGCGTGGCGGGTCCCGAGATCGCCGTGATGTTCGCCGAGGAGGGCGTGAACGGCGCCCACCAGGACCCGCAGTACAACGTGCTCTACCGCAACATCAACATGTATCGCTCGTTCGTGGATGCCGCGGTGGCCAAGCACATCATGGCGGCGGCGGGCATCCTGCAGATCGACGGCGCGCACAACGCGAACGCCACGGCGGTGAAGGCGTGGAAGGTCATGCCCGAGCTGCTGGTGCAGCACGCCA is part of the Coriobacteriia bacterium genome and harbors:
- the oraS gene encoding D-ornithine 4,5-aminomutase subunit OraS, which translates into the protein MAREDTFDEARKHLVGLSDAELEARFWDLAKQCVDPLVDLARTHTSPSIERSVLMRMGIDSVTCKAVVAECEVRGFLGHGAGHVLLLAMGEWDVDAPAAAARLAAGDGWDLAEAKWGGTR